The Hornefia porci genome contains the following window.
AGACCACAATCGTTCCCACAAAGATCACCGTGAACGCCCTCTGCAGGAAGTCCCTCGCCTTGTCCCACATCAGCCGCAGTACATTTTTCAGACCCGGCAGACGGTAATTCGGGAGTTCCATAACGAACGGCACCGCTTCTCCGCGGAACATCATGTTCTTGGAGAAGAAGGCCACCAGTATCGCCATCGCAATTCCCAGTGCGTACAGACAGACCATAACCAGCCCTGCCTGACGGGGGAAGAACGCCGCGCTGAAAAACGCATAGATCGGAACCTTCGCGGAGCAGCTCATGAACGGAATCATCACCGTGGTCATACGGCGGTCCCTGGTGGAAGGCAGCGTCCGGGTTGACATGACCGCCGGAACCGTGCAGCCGAAGCCGATGAGCAGCGGAACGATGCTTCGTCCGGAGAGACCGATCTTCCGCAGCAGCTTATCCATCACAAAGGCAACACGGGCCATATACCCGCTGTCCTCCAGCATCGACAGGAAGAAGAACAGCACCACGATAATCGGCACGAAGCTCAGTACAGTTCCCACGCCGTTGAAAATCGCGTCGATAATCAGCGAATGCACCGGAGCGGACACGCCGGCGACTGTCAGTCCGTGATCCACCGCCTGTGTCAGCGCACTGATTCCGGCCGCCAGGAGATTCTGCAGAAACAGTCCGACAACACTGAAGGTCAGATAAAACACGCCGGCCATAATCAGCACAAACAGCGGAATAGCCGTCCATTTTCCGGTAAGAACCCTGTCGATTTTCCGGCTGCGTGCATGCTCACGGCTTTCCTTCGGCTTAATCACCGTCTCTGCGCAGAGCCTGCGTATAAAGAGGAATCTCATGTCCGCCATGGCCGCGGCGCGGTCCAGTCCGCGCTCCTCCTCCAGCTGCCGGACGATATGTCCCATCGTATCCTTCTCGTTCTGTGTCAGTTTCAGTGCCTCCTCGACCAGATGATCTCCTTCGATGAGCTTGCTCGCTGCGAACCGGACCGGAATTTCCGCCCGTTCCGCGTGATCCTCGATCAGCCTCATCGTCGCGTGGATCGTTCTGTGCACAGCGCCGTTGTGATCGTTTTTGTCACAGAAATCCGCCCGCCCCGGCACTTCATGGTAACGGGCGATATGAATCGCATGAGTAATCAGTTCCTGAATTCCCTCACCCTTAATCGCAGAGATCGGAACTACCGGTATCTGCAGAATCTCTTCCATTTCATTGATCCTGATCGAACCGCCGTTCCCCCGCATCTCATCCATCATATTCAGCGCCAGCACGACCGGGATTCCCAGTTCCAGCACCTGCATGGTCAGATACAGATTCCGCTCTATGTTCGTCGCGTCGATGATGTTGATGATCGCCGACGGCTTTTCCTCGAGAATGTACTGACGGGAAACGATTTCCTCGCTCGTGTAGGGAGACAGCGAATATATCCCCGGAAGATCCACAACCTCTGTTTCCGGATGCCCCTTGATGCTGCCGCTCTTGCGGTCCACCGTAACGCCCGGGAAATTTCCCACATGCTGGTTCGACCCGGTGAGCTGGTTGAAGAGCGTCGTCTTGCCGCAGTTCTGATTCCCGATCAACGCAAAGGTCAGTTTTCCCTCATCGGGACTGCTGTCATCCGGTCTTCCGCTGTTCACAGGCCCTTCTCCGATTCCGGGATGAAAGCTTTCCATCAGATGCGCCCCGGCCTTTTCCGCCTCATCATCCTGATAATCCCGATCCAAAGTCGCCCGGACATCCGTCACCCCTATGTTTTCCGCGTCCGCGAGTCTGAGCGTCAGCTCATATCCGTGAACCATCAGTTCCATCGGATCCCCCATCGGCGCAAATTTCACGAGGGAAACCTGCTCTCCCGGAATCAGCCCCATATCCAGAAAATGCTGCCGCAGCGCACCGTCGCCTCCCACAGAAACGATGGTCGCCGTCTTTCCTATTTCTAAATCACGTAATGTCGCCATATGCTGTCCGTCTCCCTTTTACCGTTGTTTCCGCTGGTATCATACCACAGAGTTTGGTATATCTAACATCATATTACAAAGGAATCCTCGAAATGTATCCGATCCGCAAAGGGTGCAAGCCGGGGATCCTCCAGATACGCCTCTGCCTCCGCCTTTCTGTCCCAGTAATGCATCGGAAAAATCTCCCATGCTCCCGCACACTCCATGAACAGAGCGATTCCTCGCGGAGCATGCTCCCGCAGGCGGGGATCCAGAGGAAGAAAAGCGACATCGACCGGCTGTCCCGCCAGCTTTTCGTACTCTCTGCGGCAGTCCTCCTCCGAGGCGAGATTCTCCTCCTCCGGCTCATCATACCAGTACCAGACATTCAGATCCCCCGCATGGAATATTTTGTGCCCCTCTGCCTCAACCAGAAAAGCGGAGCCCTGATCGGTAGAGCGCAGCGTCTGAACGGTGAGATCAGCAATGTTATACGTTCCGCCCGGCTCCACCGTTTTCACATCCCGGATCCCCGGCGGCACGGCTGCCGTACTGTCAATCACATAAGTCAGTTTCCGGAACCGCTTCCGGAGCGACCAGATGCAGTCACCGAAATGGTCCTCGTGCCCGTGGGAGACAAAGACAATCGCCTGCTTCTCCTCAGGCAGCTCCGGCAGAGTCCCCGTATACCAGTCAAAGATCAGAACTGTCTGCTCCAGTTCGATGCAGAAACCACTGTGATAAATATGTGTTATTTTCATGATGCTTCTGTTCCTTTCAGTTTTATTCTGTTTCAGAGAGCTTCGCTCCGGGTATTGAATCAGATGAAAAAACATATTGAAATGGGAGGTTTTAAATGAAGTTTAATGTTCCGGTCAACACGACCGATATCGTTGTACTCATCATTATCGCCCTCGTGTTCGTCGCGGGCGTCCGCGCCCTGATCAGCTTCTTCCGGGACCCGAAGAAAAAGCCCGCATCTGCGGTGAAACCCGCGAGCCGGCTGATCCGGTCCGGCAGCCGCGTCGCTCTCTATATCGACGGAATGCAGTGCGGTATGTGTGAAAGTCATATCAAGGACGCCATCCGGCAGGCAGTTCCCGGCGCCGCAAGGATTACGGCGTCCCATGTAAAGGGGGAAGCGAGCTTCATCATCCCCGACGAAATTTCCGGCGACGATCTGGAGACGGCGCTTCACAGAAGCATCGACCCCCTCGGTTACAGACTCAACTACATGACGACAAAATAGACGGCGGGAGGCGCGGACGAGCACCGGCTAACACTGCGGATACACAGCGAGAGACGCGGCGGTTATTTCCGGTTTCGCAAAACCTCCTGACCCCGGCGCGACAGCCGGTTCCCGAAGCTGATCAGCATCAGGACAATCAGGACGATGATAACGATCCCCACATATCCGCTTATGCTCTTGAATTTATTGGTGATTTCCATTTTACTGAAGGCCTGGGACGGCTTGCTCTTATCGAAGTAGACCGTTTCCCGGTCTCCTTTTTTGTATTCCCTGATTCCGCTGGTGCCGGTCGCCAGCAGGGATTTGTGGGTATAGGTTTTCCCTTTTACTTTGTACTGAAAGACCGGATAGACCTTCTTGCTGGACAGGAGCCCGCCGTCAGCCATTTCCGAAACCACTGCCGGGGTTTTCGTCAGCCGGTCTGTGGTCGCGGCCAGCAGGGGGCCGGTCGCCGCTGTCGCCCGCACAGTCACGAACAGAATAATCATGATGGCCAGGAACGTACTGAGGCTGAGTCCGGGTCCGCCGTCCTTTGCTCTGGCTCTTTTCCTTCTTGCCTTCGCCGGATCCTCTCCGCGTTTTTTCGCCATATTGTCCCTGGCAATCCTCTGGGAATCCCGACGGCGCTGCTGTTTCTTATTCGTGTTCGACATGATTGCATTCTCCTCTGTTCATTCTTTCGTGCTCCGGGAGCACCAGACAGTCATAACGGATGAGTTTCCCGGTAATGGAATATCCCGGCCTGCGACCCGCCAGAAAATCTCCTCTGACCGGCCGTTTGATGACGATCTTGCGAGGTCCGGCGTCCAGCGCCGCCCGGAGCAGACCCGATTCATCCTCACAGGGCTGTTCCAGCCGCTGCAGGAGCTGAAGCTTCTTTTTTGACAAAGCATTTTTCCTGCGTTCCGGGAACATCGGATCAAGCAGAACCAGATCCGGCGGCTCCTCCAACCCCCGCAAAAGGACACGGCTGTCTCCCTCGGTAAGCCGCATTCTCCCGGTAATTTCCTCTAGCTCCGGAATCTCCGCCGCCCTGCGGAGAGCGTCCCGGAGCAACGCCGCGATCACAGGATTATATTCACAAAGCTGCACATGGAAGCCCGCCGCCGCCAGCAGAAGAGAATCCTCTCCCAGTCCCGCTGTCGCATCCACCGCTGTCAATTGCGGGAACATGCTGCGTCTGCAGTCTCCCTCTGCCGGTTTCCCGGGCGCAGACGCAGCGAGGTCTCCCGTCTCACTGCATGTCTCCGAGCGTCCGCCTGTTCGTCGAAACCGGGCGGCCCGCACCAGAGTCTCCCTTCCCAGGGCGGACGGCCTCAGCCGC
Protein-coding sequences here:
- a CDS encoding DUF3592 domain-containing protein, whose translation is MSNTNKKQQRRRDSQRIARDNMAKKRGEDPAKARRKRARAKDGGPGLSLSTFLAIMIILFVTVRATAATGPLLAATTDRLTKTPAVVSEMADGGLLSSKKVYPVFQYKVKGKTYTHKSLLATGTSGIREYKKGDRETVYFDKSKPSQAFSKMEITNKFKSISGYVGIVIIVLIVLMLISFGNRLSRRGQEVLRNRK
- a CDS encoding MBL fold metallo-hydrolase translates to MKITHIYHSGFCIELEQTVLIFDWYTGTLPELPEEKQAIVFVSHGHEDHFGDCIWSLRKRFRKLTYVIDSTAAVPPGIRDVKTVEPGGTYNIADLTVQTLRSTDQGSAFLVEAEGHKIFHAGDLNVWYWYDEPEEENLASEEDCRREYEKLAGQPVDVAFLPLDPRLREHAPRGIALFMECAGAWEIFPMHYWDRKAEAEAYLEDPRLAPFADRIHFEDSFVI
- the feoB gene encoding ferrous iron transport protein B, producing MATLRDLEIGKTATIVSVGGDGALRQHFLDMGLIPGEQVSLVKFAPMGDPMELMVHGYELTLRLADAENIGVTDVRATLDRDYQDDEAEKAGAHLMESFHPGIGEGPVNSGRPDDSSPDEGKLTFALIGNQNCGKTTLFNQLTGSNQHVGNFPGVTVDRKSGSIKGHPETEVVDLPGIYSLSPYTSEEIVSRQYILEEKPSAIINIIDATNIERNLYLTMQVLELGIPVVLALNMMDEMRGNGGSIRINEMEEILQIPVVPISAIKGEGIQELITHAIHIARYHEVPGRADFCDKNDHNGAVHRTIHATMRLIEDHAERAEIPVRFAASKLIEGDHLVEEALKLTQNEKDTMGHIVRQLEEERGLDRAAAMADMRFLFIRRLCAETVIKPKESREHARSRKIDRVLTGKWTAIPLFVLIMAGVFYLTFSVVGLFLQNLLAAGISALTQAVDHGLTVAGVSAPVHSLIIDAIFNGVGTVLSFVPIIVVLFFFLSMLEDSGYMARVAFVMDKLLRKIGLSGRSIVPLLIGFGCTVPAVMSTRTLPSTRDRRMTTVMIPFMSCSAKVPIYAFFSAAFFPRQAGLVMVCLYALGIAMAILVAFFSKNMMFRGEAVPFVMELPNYRLPGLKNVLRLMWDKARDFLQRAFTVIFVGTIVVWFLQTFDFGLNMVADSQDSMLAAIAGLIAPAFRPLGLGDWRIVTSVISGFMAKESIVSMISILFGSVAKLTASISTLSAVTFLVFCLLYTPCIAAIASIKREQGWKYAMGTVVFQCVVAWILAFLVHLAGTTLGLG
- a CDS encoding class I SAM-dependent methyltransferase; translation: MMKVNGDNRDNCKTCDKIICEEESYIKEAKALAEHLGVPLEYGPPGHDRTAENCRTAGHDRSEECGPPGRHRPAESGGAVLRFGRQGLCLEAGGQSLRGDFTKLLPRLRPSALGRETLVRAARFRRTGGRSETCSETGDLAASAPGKPAEGDCRRSMFPQLTAVDATAGLGEDSLLLAAAGFHVQLCEYNPVIAALLRDALRRAAEIPELEEITGRMRLTEGDSRVLLRGLEEPPDLVLLDPMFPERRKNALSKKKLQLLQRLEQPCEDESGLLRAALDAGPRKIVIKRPVRGDFLAGRRPGYSITGKLIRYDCLVLPEHERMNRGECNHVEHE
- a CDS encoding heavy-metal-associated domain-containing protein codes for the protein MKFNVPVNTTDIVVLIIIALVFVAGVRALISFFRDPKKKPASAVKPASRLIRSGSRVALYIDGMQCGMCESHIKDAIRQAVPGAARITASHVKGEASFIIPDEISGDDLETALHRSIDPLGYRLNYMTTK